AGTTCTCCCATGGATGCTCCTGCCGTCGAGGATTATCTGGCTTGAAAAGAGACATGTGAACCACCATTTAGAACATGATTATTAATACTTACTTACCCGTTTTCTCGACGCAGTATTGGCTCATAAAGTTCGATATCTCCTCGGCCACAGATGTCTCCAAGGTTTTATCTTCGAGCTCTAGAAGAGGCCTCAACTCGTCCACGGTTTTAGGGCATATGTTAACGATCATTATTATTGATTCCTCCCTGAGACCTTTCGACCTTAAAAACTCTTTAACCTCGCCCACCCTCTCATATGGAATCTTTGAGAAGCGTTTCAAATAATCGTAGGTTCGAGTAAGCAGTAGGGGTATGGGTGCTCCCTGCGCCTGCAACCTATCGATTACTTTCTTCAGCTCATTCAATGCTTCAGGGTTTGTTAAGGGCTTCTCCTCTAGTAAAGGTATCTCGCTCAAATAATCACACCACCTAACCTTATTTATGAGTCAAGGAGTTTAAATGGATTTGAGTTGGTTGCTTGAGGCCAGTCTTAAATGCTCCGGCCTGACGAATAAAATCTTCTCCTTATCCCCGGCCATGACCTTCACTATGTAGGATAAACCCCTCCTCCCCACTATAACGCCCGTCCTGCCATGGTATCGCCTATGCGGCATCCCCTCGTGTACGGAAGGGTTAATTTTAATGTGGACTACGTCACCCTCCTTATACTCTACTAGCAATAGACTTAGAGGAGGTATGCTCCCTCTTTCCCTCACGTTCTTCCTCAACAACTTCCTAGTCCTATGGCGTAAGCCTCTTGGAGCCCTAACCATCTGCTAACTCCTCTCAACAGTTTCTTAATACAGAATTGAAAACTCCCGTTTTTAACCTTATCTTAAACCCTAGTGCTCGATGTAGAGGACGTCCAGCTCAACAGGCTTCAGCTCGGTGTTGAGGATGCTTGCGAAGCAAGGGTTTGTCCTTCCCTGATCACAGTGGACTAGCTCCTTTACGTACAAGCCTCCATCACAGTAAACTAATGCTTCAAAGCTAGTGGAGCTAACTGGTTTGGTTCTAACCTCGTAAACCTTTCTCACTCTGAGAACATCCTTCTTACGGGTTAGGATTCTGATAGGGGTTCTCTGTTGAATAGCAATGTCGTTAAAGTATGCCTCCAGCTCATTTAATTGTGCCTCGCTGATAGGGGTTGATGAGACCACAAGCAGTCTGTACACCTTCCTTTTCTCCCTAGAGGTTTGTTTCAGAAGCTCGATATCTCTCCTACTGGCTGGCTTATGAACTCTTACTTCAACGAGGTCGCTACGGATTAACTTATTAACGTCTTCAATATCGTAGCTCCTCACAAGAGGCTCAACAATCTCAATGACTAATGGTCTACCAGGGCCTAACGTTCTAGCGTCAACATCCTCTCTCCCGGCGGCATGAATCTTCACTTTTTTAGCCTTGAATGGATCCGCTAGCCGGGACTCCAGGTATTCTTGAATGCTCAAGGGATATTTCCTTCCGCCCTGCTTCGCGAGCCATGGAACATGGGAAATGTTGCGTCCTCTCTTGTTGTACACGCCTTTCAATAAGACCGGGGTTATCACGAGTTCAACCCGATAGTTGAAGTTTTCATCGAGCTTTACTATTGCTGTTGCTTCGGGCTTCTCGAAATCAGGAACCAGCCCGTATTTAGCCATTACTTTCTTCCCAACTTCTCTCTTAATCTCATTCTTCAACGACTCGGCTCTCGTGAATCCTGTTTCAGTCACTAGTTGTAATTCCTTTTCACGCAAATTCCTGCCCAGCTTCACCCCTACTACGAATCTTGTTACAGAGGCTTCCTTCAACTTCTCGTAAACAGCCTCTGCAACGGAATCCAACCATTCATCGCTAATCCTTCCCCCACAGATGAAGCACGTCTTCGGATTCACGTTCTCAGCAAAAAGCTTCTCAACCATTCGGGTCAACGGTTCCCCAGCGTTCTCAGCCAGGGCGAGGAGACTATCTCTACCGATTCTCTTAGACGAGTAGTCATCGTATAGTTTAAACCCGAGCATGGTTTTAAGCGAAGACCCTCTTTCACGATTACTTAAGCCAAGCCCGTACTTGGCGAAAAACCTGCCTAAGCAGTGATCGCATAAAGGATATTTAGACAGTGTTTTCTCAACGTCCTCAACGATTTTGTTGAAGTCAAGCGGGGTTGAAATGCTCGACCCTCCCATGTCTCCTCACCCAAGCGCCGAGTGCCCTATCTAAAACGTAGTGTGCTACAATGATTAATTCTAACATATTGTTCACTGGTAATTTAACAACACCCTCCAGACTACTTGAAACAGGGTCGGGAAGCATCCAGGGGCTTGCGATCACGAAGTGCTTGTTTAAGGGAATGGTTTGAGGGTTTACAAGGACTCTCTCGTCTCGACTCGTCATTAACACGCTACCGGATTCTATAAGCAAGTGTGAAGCCCCCTTAGTAAGCAGTCTAACCCCTGGTGGGAGCACTTGTTTACAGAAAACCGTTCTCACGAACCCGAGAAGGCTTTCCTCCTGGGCATGTAGGTGTCTAAGGTCTGAACCTGTGAACTGGAAAAGTAGGTTGCCCGCTGAAACTACCAGGTCAGTGTCAACTCTTATCCCATGGCTGATGATCAAAGAGTATAAGATAATGTTTTTCAGCTCATCCACCGCGCTACAAGGATCATCTTGTTTCACTATCACTGTTCTACGGGGCTTGTAGATCCTGGACATTGAACCCTTCTCCAAGCTTCTTTAAAAGATCCTTCCTTTTCTTGAGTTGCTTGCTCAGCTTCTTCAGTAAATCGTACTGTTTCAACAATTCTCTTACATACTCCGCGTCAACCCCTGCCCCCCTGGCAATTCTCTTTAAGCGGGATTTATCTATGATCTCCGGGTTGTCAAGCTCATCATACGTCATGGAGTTGATGACCGCGAGCCACTTGGATAGCTTGAGCTCTAGATCCTTCGGATCTACCTCGAACGGGATCTTAACGCCCAGCCCTGGGATCATTTGAAGAATTTTGCGAAGCGGCCCCATCTTCCTCAAGCTGACTAGTTGCTTGTACACAAGCCTCATGTTCAGCCTCCCCTCCATAATGTCTTCAACGTCTTTCTCAGTCAGCTCTAGCTGTATTCTCTTAACTCTTTCAACCAGCCCCTCAATGTCTCCGTAGCCTAAGACTCTTCCAACAAGCTTGGATGGTTTGAACACTTCGAAATCCTCGACTTTCTCCCCGAGACCAACAAACTTTATAGGCGCACCTGTTGCTGCGACAGCTGAGAGAGCTCCCCCGCCCTTTGCCGTACCGTCCAGCTTCGTCACAATTATCGAACCAATAGGGGTTGTCTCGTGAAACTTTTTCGCAATATTGTATGCTTGCTGACCTATTGACCCGTCGATGACCAGGATTATCTCGTCGGGTTTAACGCTACTACTGATCAATCTCATTTCTTCCAGTAAATCCTCTTCTTTATGATGTCTGCCAGCGGTATCTATGATTACTACTTCAAACCCTTTCTCAACGAAATACTTCACGCCCCGCGAAGCTATCTCCACAGCATCTTCTATCGAAGGGTCACCGTAAACCGGGACACCTATCTGCTCTCCCAGTTGTCTCAACTGGTCGTACGCTGCCGGCCTGAACGTGTCAGCGGCTACTAGGCCGACCTTGTAGCCTTCGAGCTTGTAGAAGTATGCTAGCTTGGCTGCGGTGGTGGTTTTACCGCTTCCCTGGAGCCCGACCAGCATTATTATCCACGGCTTTCTCGCAGGCTTTATCGAGGGTTTTGAATCGCCGCCGAGCAGCTTAACCAATTCCTCGTATACGATTGATAAAAACCATTCTTTCCTGGAAACCCCGACCGGGGGTTCTTGCGTGAGAGCCCTCTCCTTAATTTTCTTTGTTATTTCGAAAGCAAGGTTGAGGTTAACATCAGATTTTACAAGCTCCTTCTGCAGGTCTTTGATAAACTCGTTTACTGCTTCCTCATACTTTTCCGACCTGAAAAACTTCGCAATGGATTCCTTAAGGTTTTCAAAAACCATTTCCAACCACTTACTCACTCTTATAATTCCTTACTACCTAATTAATAATAAGAGAGAAGTTGGAACACACAACAGCTCCAGCCCTATCCTGTATAACTCGGTGATGAAGGATTTTTCAGAAATCCTTGCGCCGGGTTTCATTAAACAATTAGGAATGCGGGGGGTGGGATTTGAACCCACGCAGGCCTACGCCAGCGGATCTCTCCCTGGGCAAGTCTTGAGTCCGCCCCCTTTGGCCAAGCTCGGGCACCCCCGCGTTCTCAAAATAATAATGTTTTAACACATGCTTTAACTTTTACTCTGCACTGAGAAGTAGTCATATATAAATACCTGTTAAAATTTATGGTTTCCAGGGGTTGAGAGAAATGCCGTTGAGGCCTGCGAGATGCTACACACATTTCAGCGGTCCGCCCTACACTAGGAGGGAGTATATTCCAGGAGTCCCACAACCGAAGATTTCCAAGTTTGAAATGGGAAATCCTAAGCTAGACTATGATTACGAGGTCAAGCTCATAGTGGAGGAGCCGGGGCAGATAAGGCATAACGCTCTTGAAGCCTCACGTGTCATGGCTTTGAAAGTGCTGACAACGGCAGCCGGTGAGAACAACTTTTACTTGAAAGTCGTTAAGTATCCGCACCACGTTATAAGGGAAAACAAGATGATGGCTTTCGCAGGAGCTGACCGTTTGCAAGACGGTATGAGGCTGTCGTTCGGCAAACCGATTGGAACAGCCGCGAGGGTTTTCCCAGGTGACGAGGTAATTGTTATAAGAGTTAAGAAGGAACATTTGAAAGCATGCAAGGACGCTTTAAGAGTGGCTGGTAGCAAGCTTCCACTGCCTACGAGGATTGTTGTGCATCCTTTGAAGGAGGGCTTGCCACCGGCTTAGCGAGATGAAGTATTTTGTTTCAGAGAAGACTTATGTGTTGATTACGAAATCCCCCTTGAACCATTGAAAAGCTTTCTCAACAATGAGAAGCCTAGCAAAATACTTCTCCACGCGCCTGATGGCTTAAAACCCCTGTATCTGTGCTTGAAGAAAAACATCCCCTCGAACATAGAAGTATACTACTCTTCAAGCCCAGGGTACGGTGCCTGCGACATCCCCTTATGGGAGGCTGAGGCGCTCGGGGCGGACGGCATTGTTCACATAGGGCATCTCGAGTACCCTTTTAAAAGACTAGGCAACCTTGGCAGAAAGATTCTATACCTACCAGTATACTTCAATAGGCTACTAAGCAGCGAGTTTTTAGAAAGCATATCCATACATCTTAAGGCTAAAGGGTTTACCGCGCTATCTGTTTCATCAACCGTAGTGGAGGCTAAGATACGGGGTCAGCTCGCGGAATACTTGTCAATCAAGGGGTTCAAGATATACGAGGTAGAGCAACCAGTTCTCGGATGCTTTTACACACCGGTTACCGTTCTAGACGAAAGGGTTGATGCGCACCTGCTGATAGCTGGCGGCTTATTCCATCACTTAGGAGCCTACTTGTCTTTGAGAAAACCTCTTGTGAGCATAGATCCGTACAGGCAGTCCGTCATGAATTATTCTCGCGAGTTTGCAAAGTACCTACAGAAGAGGCTATACCTTGTGTCTAAGGTGAAGAACTCTCCAATGCGGACACTGGGAATTATTATCGGCGGGTTGCCCGGGCAGTATAGGCCCCATATGGTTGAGGCTTTGAAGGAGCGGGCGGCCAGGAAAGGTTATGAAGCATACGTGATATCGTCCACCTACCTTACCATGGATAGGTTGATCGCAATTGATAATTCATTAAAGCTGGACTTTTACGTGGTGACGAGTTGCCCTAGGCTCCCGATAGACGATTTATCAGGCTTTTACAAGCCCGTTCTCACGCCGGGAGAGTTCGAAGCGGTTTTAGAAGGTAAGGAGGAGTATGTTTTTCCATGGTGAGAATTCTAGATAAGAAGATGGTAGAGCTGGCAATTTCTAAGATACCACGCCCCCAAGGCTTGAAGAGACGTTTGGAACAGTACCCCACTCCCTCATGGATTGTGGCCCACGTGGTATGGAAGGCTTTCATGAACGGTGATGTTGAAGCCAAGGCTGTCGCGGACCTTGGGTGCGGGGATGGAAGGCTTCTTTACGCATCCTTCCTACTGGGGGCTAGATTAGGCTTGTGCGTGGAGGTTGACGAGGAAGCGGTTAAGCATGCTGTGAGCGTTTTAAACAGCCACTTCAGCGAGTACGTCCCGAGAGCAGTGTTTATTGTTGCCGATGCTTCACAACTAAGCCTTTTCAACGTTGACACCGTTATCATGAACCCTCCCTTCGGAGTTGTCAAGGAAAACAGGGGGTTGGATGTAGCCTTCCTCAGGAGGGCGTTGCAGTATGCTAGAAGCGTTTACAGTATTCACAAGTATTCGCCAGGATTGTTGAAAATCCTGGAGGACCTTGCTAAATCTTACAACTTCGTGATAGGGTCGACCGAGCTTCTCGACTTCGATATTCCAATGGTTTTTGAAACCCACAGGTCAAGGATATATAGGTTTAAAAGCTTATTCATAGTGCTAAGAAGGTGATTCCTGGTGAGCAGTGTTAAAGCCGTGGTGCCTGGGGAAGCATTGGGCGTGGAGGAGGAGGCTATACCGGTTCAAGGAGTTTACGTTGACAAGCAAGGCTATCTCAGAGCGTTGGTAGTTGGAACTGTTGTGATGGACAAGTTGAAGAAGACGATAATGGTTCGGCCAGCTAATAAACGCGAGCTCGGACTAAGGCCTGGAGCCCTGGTCGAGGCAATTGTCGTGAGCATGAGTGATGACATAGCTGTTCTCAACATTTACAACGCTAACGGGGTCCCGGTTGACTTCTCAGGCATTCTCCATGTGACGCAGGTTTCAAGCGAGTATGTGAAAACCCTGTGGGATGTTCTAAGACCCGGAGATATAGTGAGGGCTAGAGTGATAAACAGCTTCATCCCCTACCAGGTCTCTATCAAGGATCCAGGCCTAGGGGTTGTGGCTGCCAGATGCAGTGTGTGCGGGGATCTACTCTACAAGGCGGGAGAAAAGCTTCATTGCGCTTCCTGTGGAAGCATAGAAAACAGGAGGATAGGTGTTGGATACGTGTATGTTTTAAGGTGATTGCTTGCCACTGGTTAAGCGTAGATTCTTCGTAAACTGCCGGCACAATGAGTGCATCGAGATTATTCAAAGAGTATCGGAGAAGCTTCCCTCAATCGACACCGTGGAGTACGAGGTTAGGGAGGGTGGGATGCTAATAGAAATGTACGGTTACTCCACCGATATCAAGAAGGCTTGGACTGTGATTAAAGAGTATATCAAACACCCGGGTAGGCAAGGCGGGAAGGGGATGTTTAAATACTCTTTGAAAACCTTGAGCAAGCAGGCTGGTAAGACGTTCCCACCCGCGGTTCTAGTTAAGTTGTTGAACCTTAAGGGTTTCAAAGCACAATACTCCTCAATAGATGAAGCCATCCACACTGATGCGGGCTTGGAAGTCCTAATGGATCTAATCAACCGTGTGGACGCGGCAGTCGCCCTGGTCAGGGACAAGGTGAAGGGAACGGCTGGGAAATACTATTTAACCACCCTGATGATTGCGACAGGGCTGGGCCTCGAAGACGTTGTAAACGAGTCGTTAAGGCTTGGACATTTAAGGGTTAACGAGGAGGACGGTCTTTTAACGCTAGCTGTTGAATGGGATAAAGGAGTCGATGAATTTATTAAGAAATATCGATTATCCTCATCTTAACGGATGAGGTGGTTTCGTGGAGATTGAGGTTTTAACAAAAACTTCTAATCATCTCGCGATCAAGATAAAAGGCGAGGATCACACGCTCGGCAACCTGTTGATGAAGGAGGCGCTGAGGCATCCCAAAGTAGTTTACGCATCATACCGTGTCCCGCATCCTTTAAGAGAGGAGATAGAGTTCGTAATAACTGTTCAAGAAGGCACGGATGTCGGGGAAGTGTTAAGAGAAATAGTGGGTGGGATAAAGCGAGAGCTAAGTGATTTCAAAAGCGCGGTGGAGGCTTCGATAAAGTGAGCGTTAAGAAAGAATCTAGGGTTCTCACCATAGGAGAGTCTGAGAACATTTATGTTCTAGCAACTTACAGGGGAAATTTTTAGAAGAACTCGCAGTAATTCCCCGTTTCCTCGTCTTAAATCCTAGGGACGTGTTGGCATTTCTAAGAACCCGGGAGGAATTGTCCTTTATCGTTAACTGCACCGGGGATAAATACGCTTACGGCTTCCTAGGGTTAAGGGTTTTCGAGGGCGGTGAAGCATTGTTGAAGCAGCGGGATAAATGCTCGCTAGTGTTGAAGTTAATAAAGTGTTTGAACAATATTCTCCCATCAAGCCTTCAAAGCTGGGACATTATAAAAGTGTGTTGAAACCATAATTAAAACAACATGGTGGTTTGAATGGTTAGGTTTTGCCCCAAGTGCGGAGGATTAATGAAACCGGTGAAATCGTCAAATAATACGGAACTGGTTTGCGTTAAATGCGGTTATAGGATGAGGGCGGGTGAACGAGAGCTCGAGAAGTATAGGGTGTCGTCGAGGATAGAGCACTCTACGAGGGAGAAAACAATAGTTGTCGGCGACGTTGACACTTCCAAACTGCCTGTTTCTAAAGAGGTCACATGCCCTAAGTGCGGCAACCATGAAGCATACTACTGGATGATTCAAACAAGGGCTGCTGACGAGCCGCCGACAAGGTTTTATAAATGCGTTAAATGTGGCCATACATGGCGGGAATACGAGTAGTTTCGAGGCGTGTTTTTATTTAACGCATCACATATCTAAAGAGTATATGTGGGGGAGGATTCTTGAGGCTGGAATTCCGCGATGCTAGGGTATGGAGATACTCGATGATCTCTATTGCCAAGATAATTGATGAGGCAAGCTTTCAAGTCGACGATTCAGGAATCAGGCTGAGAGCGCTTGATCCTTCCAGCATTGTCCTAGTAGATTTCGAATACCCGAGACAAGCATTCACTGTTTACGAGTTGAAGGGTAGGGATTACTTCGGTGTTGGAATGGAGGATTTCACAAAAAT
This is a stretch of genomic DNA from Thermosphaera aggregans DSM 11486. It encodes these proteins:
- a CDS encoding transcription factor S, giving the protein MVRFCPKCGGLMKPVKSSNNTELVCVKCGYRMRAGERELEKYRVSSRIEHSTREKTIVVGDVDTSKLPVSKEVTCPKCGNHEAYYWMIQTRAADEPPTRFYKCVKCGHTWREYE
- a CDS encoding DUF2067 family protein, with translation MPLVKRRFFVNCRHNECIEIIQRVSEKLPSIDTVEYEVREGGMLIEMYGYSTDIKKAWTVIKEYIKHPGRQGGKGMFKYSLKTLSKQAGKTFPPAVLVKLLNLKGFKAQYSSIDEAIHTDAGLEVLMDLINRVDAAVALVRDKVKGTAGKYYLTTLMIATGLGLEDVVNESLRLGHLRVNEEDGLLTLAVEWDKGVDEFIKKYRLSSS
- a CDS encoding signal recognition particle protein Srp54, with translation MVFENLKESIAKFFRSEKYEEAVNEFIKDLQKELVKSDVNLNLAFEITKKIKERALTQEPPVGVSRKEWFLSIVYEELVKLLGGDSKPSIKPARKPWIIMLVGLQGSGKTTTAAKLAYFYKLEGYKVGLVAADTFRPAAYDQLRQLGEQIGVPVYGDPSIEDAVEIASRGVKYFVEKGFEVVIIDTAGRHHKEEDLLEEMRLISSSVKPDEIILVIDGSIGQQAYNIAKKFHETTPIGSIIVTKLDGTAKGGGALSAVAATGAPIKFVGLGEKVEDFEVFKPSKLVGRVLGYGDIEGLVERVKRIQLELTEKDVEDIMEGRLNMRLVYKQLVSLRKMGPLRKILQMIPGLGVKIPFEVDPKDLELKLSKWLAVINSMTYDELDNPEIIDKSRLKRIARGAGVDAEYVRELLKQYDLLKKLSKQLKKRKDLLKKLGEGFNVQDLQAP
- a CDS encoding 2-(3-amino-3-carboxypropyl)histidine synthase subunit 1/2, with the translated sequence MPLEPLKSFLNNEKPSKILLHAPDGLKPLYLCLKKNIPSNIEVYYSSSPGYGACDIPLWEAEALGADGIVHIGHLEYPFKRLGNLGRKILYLPVYFNRLLSSEFLESISIHLKAKGFTALSVSSTVVEAKIRGQLAEYLSIKGFKIYEVEQPVLGCFYTPVTVLDERVDAHLLIAGGLFHHLGAYLSLRKPLVSIDPYRQSVMNYSREFAKYLQKRLYLVSKVKNSPMRTLGIIIGGLPGQYRPHMVEALKERAARKGYEAYVISSTYLTMDRLIAIDNSLKLDFYVVTSCPRLPIDDLSGFYKPVLTPGEFEAVLEGKEEYVFPW
- a CDS encoding 50S ribosomal protein L21e produces the protein MVRAPRGLRHRTRKLLRKNVRERGSIPPLSLLLVEYKEGDVVHIKINPSVHEGMPHRRYHGRTGVIVGRRGLSYIVKVMAGDKEKILFVRPEHLRLASSNQLKSI
- a CDS encoding tRNA pseudouridine(54/55) synthase Pus10 translates to MGGSSISTPLDFNKIVEDVEKTLSKYPLCDHCLGRFFAKYGLGLSNRERGSSLKTMLGFKLYDDYSSKRIGRDSLLALAENAGEPLTRMVEKLFAENVNPKTCFICGGRISDEWLDSVAEAVYEKLKEASVTRFVVGVKLGRNLREKELQLVTETGFTRAESLKNEIKREVGKKVMAKYGLVPDFEKPEATAIVKLDENFNYRVELVITPVLLKGVYNKRGRNISHVPWLAKQGGRKYPLSIQEYLESRLADPFKAKKVKIHAAGREDVDARTLGPGRPLVIEIVEPLVRSYDIEDVNKLIRSDLVEVRVHKPASRRDIELLKQTSREKRKVYRLLVVSSTPISEAQLNELEAYFNDIAIQQRTPIRILTRKKDVLRVRKVYEVRTKPVSSTSFEALVYCDGGLYVKELVHCDQGRTNPCFASILNTELKPVELDVLYIEH
- a CDS encoding DNA-directed RNA polymerase subunit L, encoding MEIEVLTKTSNHLAIKIKGEDHTLGNLLMKEALRHPKVVYASYRVPHPLREEIEFVITVQEGTDVGEVLREIVGGIKRELSDFKSAVEASIK
- a CDS encoding 50S ribosomal protein L16, with amino-acid sequence MPLRPARCYTHFSGPPYTRREYIPGVPQPKISKFEMGNPKLDYDYEVKLIVEEPGQIRHNALEASRVMALKVLTTAAGENNFYLKVVKYPHHVIRENKMMAFAGADRLQDGMRLSFGKPIGTAARVFPGDEVIVIRVKKEHLKACKDALRVAGSKLPLPTRIVVHPLKEGLPPA
- a CDS encoding METTL5 family protein; this encodes MVRILDKKMVELAISKIPRPQGLKRRLEQYPTPSWIVAHVVWKAFMNGDVEAKAVADLGCGDGRLLYASFLLGARLGLCVEVDEEAVKHAVSVLNSHFSEYVPRAVFIVADASQLSLFNVDTVIMNPPFGVVKENRGLDVAFLRRALQYARSVYSIHKYSPGLLKILEDLAKSYNFVIGSTELLDFDIPMVFETHRSRIYRFKSLFIVLRR
- a CDS encoding RNA polymerase Rpb4 family protein → MSEIPLLEEKPLTNPEALNELKKVIDRLQAQGAPIPLLLTRTYDYLKRFSKIPYERVGEVKEFLRSKGLREESIIMIVNICPKTVDELRPLLELEDKTLETSVAEEISNFMSQYCVEKTGK
- a CDS encoding exosome complex RNA-binding protein Csl4 yields the protein MSSVKAVVPGEALGVEEEAIPVQGVYVDKQGYLRALVVGTVVMDKLKKTIMVRPANKRELGLRPGALVEAIVVSMSDDIAVLNIYNANGVPVDFSGILHVTQVSSEYVKTLWDVLRPGDIVRARVINSFIPYQVSIKDPGLGVVAARCSVCGDLLYKAGEKLHCASCGSIENRRIGVGYVYVLR